One Candidatus Eremiobacterota bacterium genomic region harbors:
- the hemL gene encoding glutamate-1-semialdehyde 2,1-aminomutase: MPKTLTRSSALYQEALTCFPAGVNSPVRAFKAVGGQPLFIREGKGSKVTDADGNEYIDYLGSWGPLILGHAHPEVVRKTAAAIEKGTSFGTPHEGEVALARLVKECFPSMELLRFVNSGTEATMSAIRLARGFTGRDIVLKFEGCYHGHSDSLLAKAGSGAMTFGVPDSAGVPGDITRKTLTVPYNDTAAFTAIMEKEGPRIAAVIVEPVAGNMGLVLPREGFLEALRASTAEHGAVLIFDEVITGFRVAKGGAQERCGIRPDLTTLGKVLGGGFPLAAYGGKKEIMEQVAPLGSVYQAGTLSGNPVAVAAGRATLEAILSEQNFYDTLAAKTDLLVRTVGEIFTRRGIPHVINHFASMFTIFFTGGEVFDYQSAKKAQADRYGPFFHHMLERGIYFPPSQFETAFVSSAHTEKDIEATAAAAEKTFTLQEMTWK; the protein is encoded by the coding sequence GGCTCTTTATCAAGAGGCCCTCACCTGTTTTCCCGCAGGGGTGAACAGCCCTGTGCGCGCTTTCAAAGCCGTGGGAGGGCAGCCCCTCTTCATAAGGGAAGGCAAAGGCTCAAAAGTTACCGATGCCGACGGCAATGAGTACATTGATTACCTCGGCTCGTGGGGTCCCCTTATCCTGGGCCATGCACACCCGGAGGTAGTCAGGAAGACCGCGGCAGCAATTGAAAAAGGCACAAGCTTCGGCACCCCCCACGAGGGGGAAGTCGCCCTTGCACGCCTCGTCAAGGAGTGCTTCCCTTCAATGGAGCTCCTCAGGTTCGTCAACTCAGGCACCGAGGCCACGATGAGCGCCATACGCCTCGCGAGAGGCTTTACCGGCAGGGATATAGTCCTGAAATTTGAAGGCTGCTACCACGGGCACAGCGACAGCCTCCTCGCGAAGGCCGGCTCGGGCGCGATGACATTCGGCGTGCCGGACAGCGCCGGTGTACCGGGCGACATTACCAGGAAAACCCTCACGGTCCCTTACAACGATACCGCGGCATTTACCGCGATCATGGAAAAGGAAGGCCCCCGCATCGCCGCAGTGATAGTGGAGCCTGTGGCGGGAAACATGGGGCTCGTGCTCCCCCGTGAGGGCTTCCTTGAGGCCCTCAGGGCATCTACGGCCGAACATGGCGCGGTGCTTATCTTTGACGAGGTCATCACGGGCTTCAGAGTGGCAAAAGGAGGAGCCCAGGAGCGCTGCGGCATCAGGCCTGACCTCACGACGCTGGGGAAAGTGCTTGGTGGGGGATTCCCCCTGGCGGCATACGGCGGGAAAAAGGAGATAATGGAGCAGGTCGCTCCCCTGGGAAGCGTGTACCAGGCAGGCACCCTCTCGGGAAACCCCGTGGCAGTGGCGGCGGGAAGGGCCACGCTTGAGGCGATCCTCTCGGAGCAGAATTTTTATGATACCCTCGCCGCGAAGACAGATCTGCTGGTCCGCACAGTGGGTGAAATTTTTACCAGGAGGGGAATACCCCACGTAATCAACCATTTCGCCTCAATGTTCACCATTTTTTTCACCGGGGGAGAAGTTTTTGATTACCAGAGCGCAAAGAAGGCACAGGCCGACCGTTATGGGCCTTTCTTCCACCATATGCTTGAGAGGGGAATCTACTTTCCCCCCTCGCAGTTTGAGACGGCTTTTGTCTCTTCGGCACATACGGAAAAGGATATTGAAGCTACTGCGGCTGCCGCCGAAAAAACCTTCACTCTACAGGAAATGACATGGAAGTAA
- a CDS encoding polyprenyl synthetase family protein, giving the protein MEVMGKESLIIENEMKEVMEFINSVFTYDLAILKEIVNQVLTRGGKRIRPTLVLLTADIFDGITRDATLAASIIEVVHAASLLHDDVVDGSPQRRGAESLNARFNNKVSVLLGDFLFTKAYARLSRIHDQKVTAALADAAAHMSLGQLVEAYFQGDGEITREEYFSVIGGKTASLFSTCCRIGALIGHAPEEQVELMARFGKNYGLAFQITDDCLDYWGDEKLLGKPVGSDLIEKKYTLPVIHLLEEGGKEDQHLVREIFSMASPGREHIKQILSLMEKHRTREFAYGIAREFGERALAELSGVAPCRARVALEKMVRDIITRDR; this is encoded by the coding sequence ATGGAAGTAATGGGCAAGGAGTCCCTGATCATTGAAAATGAGATGAAAGAGGTCATGGAGTTCATCAACTCCGTGTTCACCTATGATCTTGCCATCCTCAAGGAGATTGTGAACCAGGTCCTCACCCGCGGGGGAAAGCGCATCAGGCCCACGCTGGTGCTCCTTACGGCAGATATCTTCGACGGCATCACCAGGGATGCCACCCTGGCCGCCTCGATAATAGAGGTGGTCCATGCCGCGTCGCTTCTCCATGACGACGTCGTCGATGGCTCACCACAGCGCAGAGGTGCGGAGTCCCTCAACGCCAGGTTCAACAACAAGGTATCCGTGCTTCTCGGCGACTTCCTTTTCACCAAGGCCTATGCACGCCTCAGCCGGATCCATGATCAGAAGGTGACGGCAGCCCTCGCCGACGCCGCTGCCCACATGTCATTGGGCCAGCTCGTCGAGGCGTACTTCCAGGGTGACGGCGAGATCACCAGGGAGGAATACTTCTCCGTCATAGGAGGGAAAACGGCATCGCTCTTTTCAACATGCTGCAGGATAGGCGCGCTCATTGGCCATGCCCCTGAGGAGCAGGTGGAACTTATGGCCCGCTTCGGAAAAAACTACGGCCTGGCCTTCCAGATCACCGACGACTGCCTTGATTACTGGGGTGATGAGAAGCTTCTTGGAAAACCCGTGGGCTCCGATCTCATTGAGAAAAAATACACCTTGCCGGTAATTCATCTTCTTGAGGAAGGCGGGAAGGAAGATCAGCACCTTGTGAGAGAAATATTCTCCATGGCTTCTCCCGGGAGGGAGCATATAAAGCAGATACTTTCCCTCATGGAGAAGCACCGCACCCGTGAGTTCGCTTACGGAATCGCCCGCGAGTTCGGTGAGCGGGCCCTGGCGGAGCTCTCGGGCGTGGCGCCCTGCAGAGCACGGGTTGCGCTGGAAAAAATGGTGCGCGACATCATTACAAGAGACAGGTAG
- a CDS encoding NADH-quinone oxidoreductase subunit A → MLTDYIYVLMFILGGLFIVTAGLTLSRLFRPTHPTPDKISTYECGERPIGEARGQYDVKYYLYALLFVIFDIEAVFLIPWAVSFKSMGSLMLFSFIEMVIFIAILLVALLYAWKKGILTWE, encoded by the coding sequence ATGCTCACAGATTACATCTATGTGCTCATGTTCATCCTGGGGGGCCTCTTCATAGTGACGGCAGGCCTTACCCTTTCCAGGCTATTCCGCCCTACTCACCCCACTCCCGACAAGATTTCCACGTACGAGTGCGGCGAGCGCCCCATCGGTGAGGCCCGTGGCCAATACGACGTAAAATATTACCTTTATGCCCTCCTTTTCGTGATTTTTGACATCGAGGCAGTATTCCTGATCCCCTGGGCCGTCTCTTTCAAGTCCATGGGGTCCCTCATGCTTTTCAGCTTCATCGAGATGGTCATATTCATTGCCATCCTCCTTGTGGCCTTACTCTATGCCTGGAAGAAAGGTATCCTCACATGGGAGTAG
- a CDS encoding NADH-quinone oxidoreductase subunit B family protein, producing MGVEDEKKVFIERLPGVSLALTGIDYVLDNARASSLWYLLYGLACCAIELMATGAARYDFDRLGMMFRATPRQVDLMIVAGTVTLKMAPRVKLIYEQMAEPRYVIAMGGCATGGGPFYYDSYSVLKGIDKVIPVDVYIPGCPPRPEALQEGCLKLADKVRHERRFTSAIRAWRKS from the coding sequence ATGGGAGTAGAAGACGAAAAAAAGGTTTTTATCGAGCGGCTGCCCGGCGTGAGCCTGGCCCTCACGGGAATTGACTACGTGCTGGACAACGCCAGGGCATCTTCGCTCTGGTACCTCCTGTACGGCCTTGCCTGCTGCGCCATTGAGCTCATGGCAACGGGAGCAGCCCGGTACGACTTTGACCGCCTGGGCATGATGTTCAGGGCCACGCCCCGCCAGGTGGATCTCATGATCGTGGCGGGGACCGTCACACTCAAGATGGCACCGAGAGTGAAGCTTATTTACGAGCAGATGGCCGAGCCGCGCTACGTCATTGCCATGGGGGGATGCGCCACAGGCGGGGGCCCCTTCTACTATGATTCCTACTCGGTCCTCAAGGGCATTGACAAGGTAATTCCCGTGGATGTCTATATCCCCGGATGCCCGCCGCGGCCTGAAGCGCTCCAGGAAGGATGCCTGAAGCTCGCCGATAAGGTCCGCCACGAGAGAAGGTTTACCAGCGCCATCAGGGCTTGGAGGAAGAGTTGA
- a CDS encoding NADH-quinone oxidoreductase subunit C yields the protein MKTENIVRILREKLPEIAIRQEEDGSIRIEPSSIRDLALQLRNTRELSFDFLVCSFAIDYLEKMEIVYIFHSYLHNHQVKIRAWIDRGNAVIATIEDLYPTANWHEREMYDLFGVTFKGHPDLRRLLLPDEWEGAPMRKDYTHENLVRRPENK from the coding sequence TTGAAAACCGAGAATATCGTCAGGATTCTGAGGGAAAAGCTCCCTGAAATCGCCATCAGGCAGGAGGAGGACGGCTCGATAAGGATTGAGCCCTCTTCCATAAGGGACCTTGCCCTGCAGCTCCGAAACACGAGGGAGCTCTCCTTCGATTTTCTCGTGTGCTCCTTTGCCATTGACTACCTGGAGAAGATGGAGATCGTCTATATATTCCACAGCTATCTCCACAACCACCAGGTCAAAATAAGAGCCTGGATTGACAGGGGAAATGCCGTAATAGCCACCATAGAGGACCTTTATCCCACGGCGAACTGGCACGAGCGGGAGATGTATGATCTCTTCGGTGTGACCTTCAAAGGCCATCCCGACCTGAGAAGGCTCCTCCTCCCTGACGAATGGGAAGGAGCCCCCATGAGGAAAGACTATACCCATGAGAATCTTGTAAGAAGGCCTGAGAACAAGTAA
- a CDS encoding NADH-quinone oxidoreductase subunit D: MHKTEEFYLNMGPQHPSTHGVLKLVLTIDGELVKEAQPEIGFLHRALEKIAENRTYHQYVPYTDRLDYVTSMTSNFVYVLAVEKLAGIKVPPRAEHIRIIMAELNRIASHLLWLGAIGLEAGATTPFLYTFRERELILDLFEMTCGARLTYNYMRIGGVSRDITPTFIEKTKEFLQIFRPCIKEYEDLLIKNVIFHHRVKGIGVLTAGKAVALGVTGPNIRAAGMKWDLRKDIPYSIYRDFEFDIPTRTDGDTLDRILVRVEEMRQSCRIIEQAIEKLPKGDVQTFVPLHLEPPAGEVFMRTESPRGELSCFILSDGSEKPYRLKFRSPSFSHVSALPTVLRGLYMADVVIVGGSFDIVLPETDR; this comes from the coding sequence ATGCACAAGACAGAGGAATTCTACCTGAACATGGGGCCCCAGCACCCGAGCACCCACGGGGTGCTCAAGCTCGTCCTCACTATTGACGGCGAGCTCGTCAAGGAGGCGCAGCCTGAGATAGGCTTCCTCCACAGGGCCCTGGAGAAAATTGCCGAGAACAGGACTTACCACCAGTATGTCCCTTACACGGACCGCCTTGATTACGTCACGTCCATGACGAGCAATTTTGTCTATGTGCTGGCCGTGGAAAAGCTGGCAGGGATAAAGGTCCCTCCCAGGGCTGAGCATATCAGGATCATCATGGCGGAGCTCAACAGGATTGCGAGCCACCTCCTCTGGCTCGGGGCCATCGGGCTCGAGGCGGGGGCCACCACCCCATTCCTTTACACCTTCAGGGAGAGGGAGTTAATACTGGACCTCTTCGAGATGACCTGCGGCGCCAGGCTCACTTACAATTATATGCGCATCGGCGGTGTCTCCAGGGACATCACACCGACATTTATTGAAAAAACAAAGGAGTTCCTTCAGATCTTCAGGCCCTGCATCAAGGAATACGAGGACCTGCTGATCAAGAACGTAATTTTCCATCACAGGGTGAAGGGAATCGGCGTGCTCACCGCAGGCAAGGCAGTGGCACTGGGCGTCACGGGGCCCAACATCAGGGCTGCCGGCATGAAATGGGATCTCAGGAAAGACATCCCTTATTCCATTTACAGGGACTTCGAGTTCGACATCCCCACGCGCACCGATGGTGACACCCTTGACAGGATCCTGGTGCGCGTCGAGGAGATGAGGCAGAGCTGCCGCATCATCGAGCAGGCCATCGAGAAGCTTCCGAAAGGCGATGTCCAGACCTTTGTGCCCCTCCACCTCGAGCCTCCCGCGGGAGAAGTCTTCATGAGGACCGAGTCACCAAGGGGCGAGCTCTCCTGCTTTATTTTGAGCGACGGATCCGAGAAGCCTTACAGGCTGAAGTTCAGGTCCCCCTCGTTCTCGCACGTGAGCGCCCTTCCCACGGTGCTCAGGGGTCTTTACATGGCAGACGTGGTGATCGTGGGAGGAAGCTTTGACATAGTCCTTCCAGAAACAGACCGTTAA